Proteins found in one Thalassomonas actiniarum genomic segment:
- a CDS encoding HEAT repeat domain-containing protein has protein sequence MPKLNSAVLVLSTVLAFIGGWYGHLIIKPEHFACRVLGDLCRHALPLNTAQIALSETIDVSAIENTSCHDTAKVDSGETFKKPGIKQVTLALLHNACPVADIAEVKSTRHLFRLGKRFDSSDKRVLTAIQYYQNILASHPEIENRSNALESLIQLSSVHALATGLGDENKGIRLRVIEGLQNIASDDAIQLLGQAVISDSNSSVRLKAVDALAALSYDVNARRFLHWIVEQEQPGEVSQAAAMALE, from the coding sequence ATGCCTAAGCTCAACAGTGCAGTACTTGTTTTATCAACTGTTCTTGCTTTTATCGGCGGCTGGTACGGACATCTGATCATAAAACCTGAGCACTTTGCTTGCCGGGTATTAGGAGATTTATGTCGTCATGCTTTGCCGTTAAACACTGCTCAGATAGCGTTATCGGAGACAATTGATGTCAGTGCCATTGAAAATACCAGCTGCCATGATACTGCGAAGGTTGATAGCGGTGAAACCTTCAAGAAACCGGGGATAAAGCAGGTTACCTTAGCCTTACTGCATAATGCCTGCCCGGTAGCTGATATCGCTGAAGTGAAAAGTACCAGGCATTTATTTCGTCTCGGGAAACGTTTCGACAGTTCGGATAAAAGGGTTTTAACAGCAATTCAGTATTATCAAAATATTTTAGCCAGCCATCCGGAAATAGAAAACCGCAGTAACGCCCTGGAGTCGCTGATCCAACTAAGCAGCGTTCATGCCCTGGCTACCGGTTTAGGGGATGAAAACAAGGGTATTCGCCTCAGGGTAATCGAAGGTTTGCAAAATATTGCCAGTGATGATGCCATTCAGTTACTGGGACAGGCGGTTATCTCTGATAGCAATAGTTCAGTGCGGCTTAAAGCGGTTGATGCCTTAGCGGCTTTATCATATGACGTGAATGCGCGCAGGTTTTTGCATTGGATAGTTGAGCAGGAGCAACCAGGTGAAGTGAGTCAGGCAGCGGCAATGGCATTGGAGTGA
- a CDS encoding PEP-CTERM domain protein has product MKMLRHFLCLISMLILPNIANAGFISVTLGNDSPGFADGSTPTVFPEITGAQSGQDAPFDQGYGADGLFGGSFDQNWTFAYAAIATTITNATLTIGIADHDSSASGSQVGDFSLDGTGNALLSADLDTLFEAAGGATDGQYKVYTLSLDSSLFGELADGSATAALRLSGPGLVPDIFSGGFAETANNGAFLIYSTLTITFDDPPTGDVPEPGAFALLALSLLLLYGKKSAGKP; this is encoded by the coding sequence ATGAAAATGCTCCGCCACTTTCTTTGTCTGATTTCAATGTTAATACTCCCTAATATTGCCAATGCCGGTTTTATCAGTGTAACGCTAGGTAATGACAGTCCGGGCTTTGCCGATGGCAGCACCCCGACAGTGTTTCCTGAAATAACCGGCGCCCAGAGCGGGCAAGATGCTCCTTTTGACCAGGGCTATGGCGCCGATGGCCTGTTCGGCGGCAGTTTTGATCAGAACTGGACTTTTGCCTATGCGGCAATCGCAACCACGATCACCAATGCCACCCTCACTATCGGTATCGCCGATCATGACTCCAGTGCCAGCGGCAGTCAGGTGGGAGATTTTTCTCTCGACGGGACCGGCAATGCCCTGCTCAGTGCAGACTTAGATACCCTGTTTGAAGCCGCAGGAGGGGCAACAGACGGGCAATACAAAGTCTATACCTTATCGCTTGATAGCAGCTTATTCGGCGAATTAGCTGACGGTAGCGCCACCGCAGCCCTGAGGTTATCCGGCCCGGGCCTGGTACCGGATATTTTTAGCGGCGGCTTTGCCGAAACAGCCAATAACGGCGCCTTCCTGATATATTCCACCTTAACCATCACCTTTGATGATCCGCCCACAGGAGACGTACCCGAGCCGGGGGCTTTTGCCTTACTGGCCTTGAGCCTGCTGCTGCTTTACGGAAAAAAGTCGGCCGGAAAACCATAG